Genomic segment of Salvia hispanica cultivar TCC Black 2014 chromosome 2, UniMelb_Shisp_WGS_1.0, whole genome shotgun sequence:
acttgacacaattaaatcaatgtggttttcaacgtgactttttatgctacatgttatgaacttaaaaaatggtttcaaatattataaaacatatcacggttgcctatgttaaataagattttgatgaaaatatcttatttgagtgaatttgggaaataccaaacaaaatacaaagttcgtgatattatataccaatttcaaagttcatgggaaataccaaattttgggcaaagttcatggttttagagaccaatttccctttaAATAATTTCGTATGTCATAATGTGGCTACAtgaatttttgttatatgtaaaaaatgcatacaaatgaatttcattaaaaatgtaaaaaattagtttaaattatatatatgttatgTCAAAAAATAgtcaaacattttttaaaaagagatGCCTTGACTTTTTGCATAATATACTTAACCATTATATTGAACAGCCCATACTCACACTTAcgaaaaaaagtcaaaatcaCATTTGTAAAATGAGGTTGGATTCTGCTTTCAATAATTagatctaaaatttaaaatggcGTTGTTTATAAGTGGAATATAAATTGTTCATAAGATATAAGGGTTAACTTTGAGTCTTTCATGTCATAATTTAAGTTATAAGATAAGTCCACGCTACACTTCGCATATATTTTAGTTCTCGTGTTGAACATAACGATGCATTTTGGCTATCTTCATCTAATTTTCGGGATGCATTTTGGCTATCTTCATCTAATTTTTGGGAAATTGTGTACTTAATCTTAATATTGACGGATTTGGTGAAAGTTTTAGAATGATCTACTTTATCCttctctttaaatttttgtgaGCAAACACAATTAATGgttaattacaatttacaaaggtttattattttttcttaggCTATAAGATAATTtgcaattataatttaattcaattcctAAATAAGGTTTCACGAGGATCCGAAAATCATATTTGAAAAATGGCTCTATAGCCTACACATatttactttaaaatatttctcttttttcataGTCCAATAACCAATTAGTATGATGTTCATGAGTTGTGCTTTTGTTAGGATCTTAAATTTATAGGGAAATTTATCACTAAAACCAtgaattttggtcaaattttaatattttccatgaattttaaaattggtctaagaatatcacgaactttacattttgtttgttatttctcaTAGCAGCCCAAATAAGATATATTCGACAAAAATCTTATTATACGTGGACAACTGTgaaatgtttataatattttaaattactttttagGTTTGTGacaaataagataaaaaaactaTGTAGAAAATCACGTTGACTTAGTGGTCCcaagtagaataaaaaatgCTCGGAAGTTGGTTGGATATGATGATTGATCTGCcatgggaaataacaaacaaaatgtagaTAGTACACCAGGTGGTATTGACAGTCGTTGGCCGTGAAGTCAATCGCTGGTGTTAAACCATCTAAAACATCTTTGAAGAGGGGGGAAGAGTAGAGCACGTTCAAGTCGTTGGATCTGGCCGTAccaaaatatgcatgccaaatccataggtGGAAGTCGGCGACTGCTTTTAGGATGTGTATCGGGCCGttgcctttgtggccgcttacGTGTGCCCCCCTCCAACATACCAGACAATTTTTGTACTTCCAATGCATACAGTCAATGCTGCCAAGCATGCCGGGAAATCAGCGGTGTGCTTCGTGAAGATGAAGCAGCTGCCGACAATCTTTAGTGTTGGGTGCCTAAAGGATTCATCACCGAATGTAGTGCAAACGTTGGCTCAGACATTTTTTTACGCAGTCGATTCCACCGGACTTCCCCacatgcaaatactcgtcgaaAATATCTGGTGATTTCCAGAtagcaagttgtcggatggCGCAAGTACACTTCTGCAGAGGCGAGAGACTTACCCGACCGGTTACGTCTCGCTGTGTTTGGAAGTATGGATCACGGGCGGACAATGTGTTAGAAATACACATAAACAAGCGTTTTGACATGCAGAAACAACACTGGAAGTAATCATTTGGGAACCGTGGCTCGTCACAAAAATAGTCGTTCACGAGCCTTTCATTGGTTCCCTCATGATCACGAGTGAATAGCTACGAGTTTTTTTCGGTTGCAGATGAAGGGGGTGGCGTCAGCGGCAGCGAcataatattattgatattatgCTTGTTCTTCTTGCTCCGCTTCCGCAATCAATCGGCCTAGATCATTCAGATCCATTTGGAGAATTGTACGAAGAAATATGGGAGAAGTATGAGTGAGAGATAGTTTGATGTAAAAAATGAGTGATGAATgagagtatttatagatgatttggagataaaaaacaatttttttttttaaaaggtcATAAACGACTCAAttttttggagttttttttttgtattaaatttaaatttttttttcagaattaaaaaaatgtatttgaACGAATTAAATTGACACCGAATCACGGGGGCGATCGCCGCCTGTCCTGTGCATCCGCCCACCGAAAGAGCACAAATCTTAGCTAAGGCACGCCTGCTCCTACGGCAGGAGCGCAACCTTGTGTAGACACGCTGCCGTGCTAACGGGGTGATCATAATTCTCAGCTAAGACTGCGTTGGGATGCTCTAAAAGCCAATTGGCTGATGAATAGTGTGAATGCGGTTAATGGGTATATTCGTAATAGTGCAGGGTAGGGTGGGCTGATGGATCACGTGCCACACAATTTGCACGTGTGAGAGGCGATGGGCTGCGTTAGTCACGCAATCTTGCTGTTGACACGATAACCTTTACCCATTCTTACGGCTATGGAATTCTAGTAAAGAAAATAggacatattaattaaatgctaTTGCCCATAGCcttgaagaaaatataaactcctatataaatttaataccTATACTACTGttcattttaagtaaaagAATCTTCGAAATATACATGAAAGAATATATTCCATTTATCAAACCAAATCAGATTAATTTTGCTTCTAATTCAATCCGCGTATCAttttccagaatatattagcTGCCCACAATTATCATCTCAATATATACGTACGATATACGGATGTATGTATAGGTCGAcatgtataataaattatatacgagagttttaatttattttatatatagtatatatatagagtaaGAGGAGGAGAAAGAGAGGTGGAAATATAAGGGCAGATTGTGTAATCTGTATTTTCTCgcagagagagaaatatttttgggagagagaggggaagAAATTGTTGAAACTCGGCAACACTGCCAAAACCATCAAAAGCCGATACATGCCTTCAGTAGTAAACTCTCCTCATATATTTCCTTCTGATTTCCGGCAAACATTCTCGCTGCAGCAAATCCCACAAGTTTCTGTATTGGGGATTTTTTCCAGatcttttaattatatatgtgaatTCCAGTGAATGATTTTCGATATATCCACTCCAAGCTCTCTAATTCCAATCCAATTTCAgctattaatcaattaatcatCACACAGTAACACAGAGGCAAACAATTTCCATTTTCTGAATTTGGCCTAGTTTATTATCGCTTGAGCTTTCCCCGATTTCGATAATTGCTTGGATAATTAATGCTTGATCGACCGGGGGCAACCCGCCGATGAGAAATCGGAGGCAGCGGACTCTCCAAGACATATGCGATGTCACTCCCACTCTATCTCAGCCGCAGGCATGTTTTTTTGATGTCCTTTTTGAAACCTAACCTTTTAGGGTTCACTTGATTCCTCACattttgatttccttttttttaattacttattttGCAAATCTCTGGCACGCTCATTGCTGTGGTTGTCTCAAGTTTCAGTTTTGATTCATTCGATTGTTTGATTTAAATGAGATATGCGATGAACTTGCAGATTTTTGGGCACTGGATTTATCTCTACACACGAATGCATGCCTTACCTGGAATAGTTATAATTTGACAAGTGTATAGAACCTGTTACGCCACTTAAGTGTAGTTGTGCTGACGGAGTCTTTGGTGtattatgtaaatatatatgctCTGGTTGTGTTATTTTCTCTGTGCTAGCGGTTGGACCTTTAGTTTtcattattgtatttttatgtgTTCGTCAGATTACCCCAGTATTGAGAGGAAACCTTAGGATGCAAGGACCAAGTGATGAAGCAAATTGTGACTCACTGACCAATATGGTGAGATAATATCCGGTAAACACTTTTTGCATCATGTCCTGTTGCATTTGCCTCTTTTGCACTTCTGTCTTGCTCTTCCTCTTCATAGTTGCCTTAAATTATCATAGAGTGctcatcttttttattttttattactgtGATGGTCTAAGATGGCTCATCTTATTAAGCTTTTGAAGGTTTGTGATGAGAATTAGAGCTCTTTGAATGTTATTCGAAGAATACTTGTTTTTTCTCATTTGGCATGTGCGGTTACACATCTTCTGGATCTCTCTCTCAGTGCTGATAAAATACTTTAGATGTTTCataattcttttttcatttgatgTTGATGACAATGGTGCATCTATATACTTCATGCTAGCAGTTGAACCAATAAATGTGCAAGATGTCAGCTGTGCACTGCATTTTGATCCTACTTTCTCCTCCGATGCTTCCAGCACGCAATTGTTCCGgcttaaattatactccaaagTTAACTCAGTTTATTGATCTGTTAATTTGCCAGGTGACATCTGAAAATAGCAGCCATTGCTCCAGTAGAAGCTCAAAGGACCATTTAGGGAAGCCTAGGTCTTGCAACGTGTGCTCTGCTCCTTGCTCTTCCTGCTTTCATATTAATAAGGCTCTACTGAAATCAAACAATGAGCATGGTGGAGAAACCTGTGCTGGGAATACTGAAACTGGGCAATTAAGCATACTGAACACTGTTGGAGGCATGGATTCAACTGCTGATTCCTTTTCTGAAAATGCAGCAGGCAAGGCTTCTTCAAGGACTTCCAATGCATCCGATGGCCGGAGATCTCCAGAAGGTCATGATGATTGCTTGTCATGTGTCAGTGGAACTGACGAACTGTTGAATAGAAAATCTGATACGGAAGATAGTGGGAATAAGTGTAATAAGCAGAACAGCGGAGAAATTTTTAGGAAGATGTCACCTAGTAGCTCACAAACTGGGAcatattcacaaaattcaGGCACAGTAGGAATTAATCTTACAAAAAGCACTGATGATGCTACTGACATACAGAAGGTTCGGAATACCTCTGAAGCTTCCAATGGTAAGAACTTACCACATGAAGAAAACCCAGTAAACGTAAAGGATGATAGACCTTCAGATACTAAAGTAGAGCCGTTGAAGGGTTCAACTGAGCATTTAAATTCATCATCACCTAATGGTGTGGCTTCTGATGATGTTTGTTGTGATCCTCCAAAAATGATTTTGAACCCCACAGAGAAGAATAATGACATGGAGATTGACCCTCAACCTGCTGATGAGAGTGATGACTCGGATATGGTGGAACAAGATGTAAGAAAGTGGTATACAGTCCTGTTTCATATAGTTTGATAATGTGGCCAATCATCATGTTTTGATGGTATTAATTCTACCCATATATATGGAACAACAAAAATGTTCATATTTCTGGGATCTCTCTGATAGACCTATAGTTTGTACAAGCATGACTCATTATGGACTGACACCCCCTTTTGAGTTCATGAAGCCTGGAGATCAcgaaactaaatatatatggGGTGGACTAGCACTTGTGTTCATTTACATGGTTATTTTTCTGATGACCATTTCTAGACCTTAATTTTCCAAATAGACTTTAGATAATTCGAAGCACTTGATGATTAAAATCTGGTCCTAATATTGCTATTGttccttttattttgaaaaagttaagTATCACTTAATGTCGACAAGATGCTTCTGCTATTTTTCTACTGgtatatgcatatatgaaGACTGTTGAAGATTTGAGTTGTTTATAAGCAAGATATTGCACCATATACAATTTCCTCATGTAATTACGTCTTTTCATACATGTGtctgttaatttttttctgaTGAATAGGTGAAAGTCTGTGATATCTGTGGGGATGCGGGGAGGGAGGATTTGCTTGCTATATGCTCTTGGTGCAGTGATGGAGCAGAACACACGTAAGTATTTGGATTCTTAAGAGATTTTAACCATGTGATTTTGCAAAATTGTGCATTTGAAATCATTCTTGTTTTCCAGGTATTGTATGCGGGAAATGCTGGAGAAACTCCCTGAAGGTGAATGGCTTTGTGAAGAATGCAATACACTGGAGCTGGCAGGAAAAGGAAAGCAAGAAAAGATTGGAAATGTGtatgaaaatgagaaaaataattcgTCAGGTCGAGTaagtgaaaatttaaataactcTGATGTTGAGGGACGCAGAACAAaaagttcaacaaaaaatcCTTCTAAAAGGCTTCGAGATGACGAAGATGCTGAAGTTTCTTCTATTGCCAAAAAGCCTGCCCTTGAGTTGACAGTTAGGTCGCCAAAGACGTCCAATTCCAAACAAGCTGTTCTTTCTCGCATGAGTTCTTTAAAGAACTTAGACAAGGTCAGACTACGGTCTCCAAATCGTTCTACTTTAGACACAATCCCAGCTAATGATGTTACAGAATTGGCCAAGCCTTCTGTAGATGCACGAGGGCTCAATTTACGAGGTAACAATGCGTATTTGGCCAAGCCTTCTTCTTTGTCTTACTAAGTTGGCCATGGAGTGGAAGTGTAATCTGACCATGTTAAGTTAGTCTTTCATGACTTGGTTTCCACGGGCAATCATCTCAGTTCATAGTCCTAGATTATTGACAATTTCTTTCCGTTCTTGCAGgtaatttatcaaaatctaATTCTTTCCATTCTCTGAATTCAAAACCAAAGACCAAGCTCGTAGATCAAGTTGTTATTCAGAGGCAGAAATCAGCTAAGGAACATAGTTCTTTTCATCTTAAAGAGGATGTTGTCAGATCTGTAGGCAAATCTATGTCATTTAGATCTACAAATTCCAATCGATCTGAATCAAAAATAAAGATGTTATCTCCTAGATCATCTAACACCCATGACgttaaaaatacaaaagaaagGAGTGCATTTGAAAGGCAGCGCTCATTCAGAACAGAACATCCATCAAATAATTCAGTGATGGGTGCTTCCATGAGTTCGACATCACGCATTGATAAAAGACCATCCTTCAGGGCAGAATCATCTTCACTTGCCTCCCCAACCAATCACCAGGAAGTGAAGCCAGTACAAACTGATGGTAAATCAACAGCATTATCGAGGTCATTTAGTCTTGCATCTCGAAGGAATGGAGATTTACCCAGTACTACAGGTAGAGTTAGATTTCAGCTTTCTCAGCTGGTTTCTGATACTACTTATATAGTtacttcatgatttttttatatttgtataacCAGGTGAATTTAAGAGACCATCTAAACATGGCCATAGTATTCCTGTGGTTTCATCAGCCAATGGAGCTAATAATActgaacaaaaatataatcatactAGCTTGAAGCAGGATCCTGCCTCACGTGATGTTTCTGAAAAGTTGTCTATTAGTGCTAGTGAAGGTGTATCTGATG
This window contains:
- the LOC125204034 gene encoding dentin sialophosphoprotein-like isoform X1, producing MRNRRQRTLQDICDVTPTLSQPQITPVLRGNLRMQGPSDEANCDSLTNMVTSENSSHCSSRSSKDHLGKPRSCNVCSAPCSSCFHINKALLKSNNEHGGETCAGNTETGQLSILNTVGGMDSTADSFSENAAGKASSRTSNASDGRRSPEGHDDCLSCVSGTDELLNRKSDTEDSGNKCNKQNSGEIFRKMSPSSSQTGTYSQNSGTVGINLTKSTDDATDIQKVRNTSEASNGKNLPHEENPVNVKDDRPSDTKVEPLKGSTEHLNSSSPNGVASDDVCCDPPKMILNPTEKNNDMEIDPQPADESDDSDMVEQDVKVCDICGDAGREDLLAICSWCSDGAEHTYCMREMLEKLPEGEWLCEECNTLELAGKGKQEKIGNVYENEKNNSSGRVSENLNNSDVEGRRTKSSTKNPSKRLRDDEDAEVSSIAKKPALELTVRSPKTSNSKQAVLSRMSSLKNLDKVRLRSPNRSTLDTIPANDVTELAKPSVDARGLNLRGNLSKSNSFHSLNSKPKTKLVDQVVIQRQKSAKEHSSFHLKEDVVRSVGKSMSFRSTNSNRSESKIKMLSPRSSNTHDVKNTKERSAFERQRSFRTEHPSNNSVMGASMSSTSRIDKRPSFRAESSSLASPTNHQEVKPVQTDGKSTALSRSFSLASRRNGDLPSTTGEFKRPSKHGHSIPVVSSANGANNTEQKYNHTSLKQDPASRDVSEKLSISASEGVSDGLVQSKDLANSTDRPREYSGSRLGPPSIRSSRDESDNLKAAIEAAVLRKPGVYRKHRASGQSDLSSAPMLAPVASHIDHMSSAKSRKLSSDAELAEWPPITRKFTSDPLKEETPNCIKQPLLLRMEGASSGVRDGVHVGISSRDALSHVPAVMPLLLKSIAIPEHEYIWQGSFEICRSSQTFDLWDGIQAHLSTCASPKVAEAVNKFNNRIILYEVPRTSTWPAQFQKNGVGDDNIALFFFAKDLQSYEKIYKVLLDNMMKNDLALRGNINGVELLIFPSNQLPVKLQRWNMLFFLWGVFRGKKEPSPQQMPESTIAPRDIPPPIMSLPENRCSLTPISDNASQDRHPGLKVPASEELQGVPSVVKRDVGMDISFPDQLGHGLNSSSSSTAKGDGPKQCGGWGSYQENAISSGCCPPVAVPGPEAGRDQTLMETKTPLDNPYSLHDSCESVASTPKDRTCEGVILEKTGHLDELKVRMDAIDLSRDAELPMEDDRRITDLNVEPDKWLFSHKKPVLPGPSSSGNHNLSSGTGYVSLGNDNMHNETVRTLEKVNHVPTVSYALQSQYGESDLGSIPKYYEHGHGEKFFFPVQSQPPNPWKTHLLDDDGLSDKAPNLELALGAERKPQSLGIEPLFLSKIDHERILEEARKKKAEEDVSASLSLSLSFPFPEKEVEAKSEPQLMSQRKHVNTSSRFLFGKLRDN
- the LOC125204034 gene encoding dentin sialophosphoprotein-like isoform X2, giving the protein MRNRRQRTLQDICDVTPTLSQPQITPVLRGNLRMQGPSDEANCDSLTNMVTSENSSHCSSRSSKDHLGKPRSCNVCSAPCSSCFHINKALLKSNNEHGGETCAGNTETGQLSILNTVGGMDSTADSFSENAAGKASSRTSNASDGRRSPEGHDDCLSCVSGTDELLNRKSDTEDSGNKCNKQNSGEIFRKMSPSSSQTGTYSQNSGTVGINLTKSTDDATDIQKVRNTSEASNGKNLPHEENPVNVKDDRPSDTKVEPLKGSTEHLNSSSPNGVASDDVCCDPPKMILNPTEKNNDMEIDPQPADESDDSDMVEQDVKVCDICGDAGREDLLAICSWCSDGAEHTYCMREMLEKLPEGEWLCEECNTLELAGKGKQEKIGNVYENEKNNSSGRVSENLNNSDVEGRRTKSSTKNPSKRLRDDEDAEVSSIAKKPALELTVRSPKTSNSKQAVLSRMSSLKNLDKVRLRSPNRSTLDTIPANDVTELAKPSVDARGLNLRGNLSKSNSFHSLNSKPKTKLVDQVVIQRQKSAKEHSSFHLKEDVVRSVGKSMSFRSTNSNRSESKIKMLSPRSSNTHDVKNTKERSAFERQRSFRTEHPSNNSVMGASMSSTSRIDKRPSFRAESSSLASPTNHQEVKPVQTDGKSTALSRSFSLASRRNGDLPSTTGEFKRPSKHGHSIPVVSSANGANNTEQKYNHTSLKQDPASRDVSEKLSISASEGVSDGLVQSKDLANSTDRPREYSGSRLGPPSIRSSRDESDNLKAAIEAAVLRKPGVYRKHRASGQSDLSSAPMLAPVASHIDHMSSAKSRKLSSDAELAEWPPITRKFTSDPLKEETPNCIKQPLLLRMEGASSGVRDGVHVGISSRDALSHVPAVMPLLLKSIAIPEHEYIWQGSFEICRSSQTFDLWDGIQAHLSTCASPKVAEAVNKFNNRIILYEVPRTSTWPAQFQKNGVGDDNIALFFFAKDLQSYEKIYKVLLDNMMKNDLALRGNINGVELLIFPSNQLPVKLQRWNMLFFLWGVFRGKKEPSPQQMPESTIAPRDIPPPIMSLPENRCSLTPISDNASQDRHPGLKVPASEELQGVPSVVKRDVGMDISFPDQLGHGLNSSSSSTAKGDGPKQCGGWGSYQENAISSGCCPPVAVPGPEAGRDQTLMETKTPLDNPYSLHDSCESVASTPKDRTCEGVILEKTGHLDELKVRMDAIDLSRDAELPMEDDRRITDLNVEPDKWLFSHKKPVLPGPSSSGNHNLSSGTGYVSLGNDNMHNETVRTLEKSQYGESDLGSIPKYYEHGHGEKFFFPVQSQPPNPWKTHLLDDDGLSDKAPNLELALGAERKPQSLGIEPLFLSKIDHERILEEARKKKAEEDVSASLSLSLSFPFPEKEVEAKSEPQLMSQRKHVNTSSRFLFGKLRDN